The following coding sequences are from one Planctomonas sp. JC2975 window:
- a CDS encoding tyrosine-type recombinase/integrase — protein MGSITGYETAAGKRYRVRYRKPDHSQTDKRGFRTKRDAELFLASVEMKKATGEYVDPAAARATVGRLGTPWLASRSHVKPSTAYVYESAWRLHVEPTWGATMIGTIRHSEVQAWITQLSAGGEGRKPKSPTIVRRAHDILAGILDAAVKDHLIPSNPARGVKLPRRISRAHTYLTNDQVAELVAASGEHATIIALLAYTGLRWGEASALRVKDIDTLRRRLMVVENAVYVNGQILVGTPKTHERRSVPYPKFLTAPLTAECDGKCRDDIVFDDGYGGYQRTPTMTTNSWWDAALVEAGLTPMTIHDLRHTAASLAVSAGANVKAVQRMLGHASAAMTLDTYSDLFDDDLDAVADRLNEVAESSVGKMWAKRS, from the coding sequence ATGGGCAGCATCACTGGCTATGAGACTGCGGCGGGGAAACGGTACCGGGTGAGGTATCGCAAACCCGATCATTCACAGACCGACAAGCGCGGGTTCCGCACCAAGCGGGATGCCGAATTGTTCTTGGCGTCGGTGGAGATGAAAAAGGCGACCGGCGAGTACGTCGACCCGGCCGCGGCACGCGCCACCGTCGGCCGTCTCGGCACTCCATGGTTGGCATCCCGGTCGCACGTGAAGCCCTCGACCGCGTACGTGTACGAGTCAGCGTGGCGGCTTCACGTCGAGCCGACGTGGGGTGCCACGATGATCGGCACGATCCGGCATAGCGAAGTGCAGGCGTGGATCACCCAGCTCAGTGCAGGAGGTGAGGGAAGGAAGCCGAAGTCGCCGACGATCGTGCGTCGCGCCCACGACATCCTTGCCGGCATCCTGGACGCCGCGGTCAAGGATCACTTGATCCCCTCCAACCCAGCTCGCGGCGTGAAACTCCCCCGCCGCATCTCCCGTGCCCACACGTACCTGACGAACGACCAGGTTGCCGAGTTGGTGGCAGCCAGCGGCGAGCACGCCACGATCATCGCCCTGCTCGCCTACACCGGGCTGCGGTGGGGTGAAGCATCCGCACTCCGGGTCAAGGACATCGACACGCTCAGACGACGGCTGATGGTCGTGGAGAACGCCGTCTACGTCAACGGACAGATCCTGGTCGGAACACCCAAAACACATGAACGACGCAGCGTTCCGTACCCGAAGTTCCTCACCGCCCCGCTCACCGCCGAGTGCGACGGGAAGTGCCGGGACGACATCGTCTTCGACGACGGATACGGCGGCTACCAACGCACCCCGACCATGACCACCAACTCCTGGTGGGATGCAGCGCTGGTCGAGGCCGGGCTTACACCGATGACAATCCACGACCTTCGGCACACGGCAGCATCGCTCGCGGTCAGCGCGGGAGCGAATGTGAAGGCCGTGCAGCGCATGCTTGGCCACGCCTCCGCAGCGATGACTCTTGACACCTACAGCGACCTCTTCGACGACGACCTCGATGCCGTCGCCGACCGGCTCAACGAGGTGGCCGAATCAAGTGTGGGCAAAATGTGGGCAAAACGATCCTAA
- a CDS encoding MarR family transcriptional regulator, with amino-acid sequence MVQKAPAAARSATFDEVETAPDDLLKLQNQVCFALAVASRSVIALYRPVLEPLGLTHPQYLVMLSLWEESPRTVAAIGRALQLEPATLSPLLKRLEASGLITRERDPRDERMLRVALTDTGRRLRQEALGVPPQIIDKLGLELSELEKLRTVLHTVIDAATQDRHVA; translated from the coding sequence ATGGTGCAGAAGGCCCCTGCCGCCGCGCGGTCGGCGACGTTCGACGAAGTGGAGACGGCGCCAGACGACCTGCTGAAGCTGCAGAATCAGGTGTGCTTCGCGCTTGCCGTCGCATCCCGCAGCGTCATCGCTCTGTACCGTCCGGTACTGGAGCCACTGGGGCTGACGCATCCGCAGTACCTCGTCATGCTGTCGCTGTGGGAGGAGAGCCCGCGAACCGTCGCGGCGATCGGCAGAGCGCTGCAGCTGGAGCCCGCGACGCTGTCGCCGTTGCTCAAGCGGTTGGAGGCATCCGGCCTCATCACCCGCGAACGCGACCCCCGTGACGAGCGGATGCTCCGCGTCGCCTTGACGGACACCGGCCGCCGACTGCGTCAAGAGGCGCTCGGTGTGCCGCCCCAGATCATCGACAAGCTGGGGCTCGAATTGTCCGAACTGGAGAAGCTCCGAACCGTGCTCCACACGGTGATCGACGCCGCCACCCAGGACCGTCACGTGGCTTAA
- a CDS encoding arylamine N-acetyltransferase has translation MITESAGRPAWVAAYLTKLGVDDPQSLGAPSLETLRRLHRAHVERIAFENIDIQLERPQGIGPEESITRILAGRGGYCFNLNNAFATLLTTLGYDVTLHRGQINGSVEGAKATPDEYGTHMALTVVIEGERWSVDVGLANSHHEPIPLREGVHVQGPFTFRLQPLPEIGPDAWRFFTDPVQTTFHSMDFTLAPADWEDFSEIHADLSTSPQSGFVQTCELFRRDALGTDFILNDTLTRDDTDGRSERILTSAEEWFAVAEDVFRLDLSDIGDDDRAALFDRMQRAEEAWRESQRARAAQQAAADV, from the coding sequence ATGATCACGGAATCGGCCGGCCGCCCCGCGTGGGTCGCGGCCTATCTGACCAAGCTCGGCGTCGACGACCCGCAATCCCTCGGCGCGCCGTCGCTCGAGACACTGCGCCGGCTGCACCGCGCCCACGTCGAGCGCATCGCCTTCGAGAACATCGACATCCAGCTCGAACGTCCTCAGGGCATCGGCCCGGAGGAGTCCATCACCCGCATCCTCGCGGGCCGAGGCGGCTACTGCTTCAACCTGAACAACGCGTTCGCCACGCTGCTGACCACCCTCGGGTACGACGTCACGCTGCACCGCGGACAGATCAACGGCAGCGTCGAGGGGGCGAAGGCGACCCCCGACGAGTACGGCACGCATATGGCGCTCACCGTGGTGATCGAGGGCGAGCGATGGTCCGTCGACGTCGGCCTTGCCAACTCGCACCACGAGCCCATTCCGTTGCGGGAGGGCGTGCACGTACAGGGCCCGTTCACCTTCCGGTTGCAGCCGCTGCCGGAGATCGGCCCGGATGCCTGGCGGTTCTTCACGGATCCCGTTCAGACGACCTTCCACAGCATGGACTTCACGCTTGCGCCGGCAGATTGGGAGGACTTCAGCGAAATCCACGCCGACCTCTCGACGTCGCCGCAGTCCGGCTTCGTGCAGACCTGCGAGCTCTTCCGTCGCGACGCGCTCGGGACCGACTTCATCCTCAACGACACGTTGACCCGTGACGACACCGACGGACGCTCGGAACGCATCTTGACGTCCGCGGAGGAGTGGTTCGCCGTGGCGGAGGACGTGTTCCGACTGGACCTGTCGGACATCGGCGACGACGATCGTGCCGCGTTGTTCGATCGCATGCAACGTGCGGAAGAGGCCTGGCGGGAGTCGCAGCGGGCGCGGGCGGCACAGCAGGCGGCCGCGGACGTCTGA
- a CDS encoding glycoside hydrolase family 13 protein has translation MLQPHHDGSPLHVSDSAPKLGEVVRVRVRIPHAFGPVAEVRTRSNPDHEPRFSDAERIASDTGWDWWEAPVEVENPVHGYRFLITRTDGSSVWLNATGVWTTETLDADDFRLVAYDAPPEWVRSTVLYQLFPDRFARSAAADARQTPDWAIPAAWGDPVDDVPPGRSQQFYGGDLDGAAQRLDYLAALGVTLVYLTPVFPARSNHRYDATSFTRVDPLLGGDEALARFVAEAHQRGLKVIGDLTTNHCGDGHEWFQAAYGHPDAPESDFFYWLDDEHTQYVAWLGVLSLPKLNWGSPELRRRFIEGPESVVAQWLRPPYSLDGWRIDVANMTGRYRDDDFNAEVRRIIRRTMLDVNPDTILLGESTNDAAPDFQGDAWHGAMTYANFTRPVWGWLSEPGSPSTYFGQPVGVIPSYTGRELADAHTRFAAAFPWRVRLGTMNALDTHDVPRFRTHARPGTVPVAFGLSVTMPGIPVVWAGDELGLKADDGEGARMPMPWHLLDHGANADGDDVDPATGATATDARATLELYTELIALRRNHVALNDGGFRWLHVGDDVLVFVREHADESVLVIASRGAADVRLPYEAASGWDQARVVAGEVALAVDAPGDEDEGGVRLVTSGPQFAAIVLPGLSVAG, from the coding sequence ATGCTGCAACCCCACCACGACGGATCGCCGCTGCACGTCTCCGACTCCGCACCGAAGCTCGGCGAGGTCGTCCGCGTGCGCGTGCGCATCCCGCATGCGTTCGGCCCGGTCGCTGAGGTGCGGACCCGTTCCAATCCGGATCACGAGCCCCGGTTCTCCGACGCCGAGCGGATCGCCTCCGACACCGGATGGGACTGGTGGGAGGCACCGGTGGAGGTGGAGAACCCGGTGCACGGCTACCGCTTCCTCATCACACGAACCGACGGATCGAGCGTGTGGCTGAACGCGACGGGCGTGTGGACGACCGAGACGCTCGACGCCGACGACTTCAGGCTCGTCGCCTACGACGCGCCACCGGAGTGGGTGCGCTCGACGGTGCTCTACCAGCTGTTCCCGGACCGCTTCGCGCGATCCGCAGCAGCCGACGCGCGTCAGACGCCGGACTGGGCGATCCCCGCGGCCTGGGGTGATCCGGTCGACGACGTTCCACCCGGACGATCGCAGCAGTTCTACGGCGGCGACCTCGACGGCGCCGCCCAGCGCCTCGACTATCTGGCCGCACTCGGCGTCACCCTCGTCTACCTCACCCCGGTCTTCCCCGCCCGCTCGAATCACCGCTACGACGCGACATCCTTCACCCGGGTGGATCCCCTTCTCGGCGGAGACGAGGCGCTCGCCCGATTCGTGGCCGAGGCGCACCAGCGCGGGCTGAAGGTCATCGGCGACCTGACCACCAACCACTGCGGAGACGGGCACGAGTGGTTCCAGGCGGCGTACGGGCATCCGGATGCGCCGGAGAGCGACTTCTTCTACTGGCTCGACGACGAGCACACGCAGTACGTCGCGTGGCTCGGCGTGCTGAGCCTGCCGAAGCTGAACTGGGGCTCGCCGGAGCTGCGGCGCCGGTTCATCGAGGGACCGGAATCCGTGGTCGCGCAGTGGCTCAGGCCGCCGTACTCGCTCGACGGATGGCGCATCGACGTTGCCAACATGACCGGACGCTACCGTGACGATGACTTCAACGCCGAGGTGCGGCGGATCATCCGCCGCACGATGCTCGACGTGAACCCGGACACCATCCTGCTCGGCGAGTCCACCAACGACGCGGCACCCGACTTCCAGGGGGACGCCTGGCACGGCGCGATGACGTACGCCAACTTCACGCGGCCGGTCTGGGGCTGGCTCTCCGAGCCAGGCAGCCCGTCGACGTACTTCGGGCAGCCGGTGGGCGTCATCCCTTCTTATACAGGGCGCGAGCTGGCGGATGCGCACACGCGGTTCGCCGCAGCCTTCCCGTGGCGGGTGCGGCTGGGCACCATGAACGCACTCGACACGCACGACGTGCCGCGATTCCGCACGCACGCACGGCCGGGGACAGTCCCTGTGGCGTTCGGGTTGTCGGTGACGATGCCGGGCATCCCGGTGGTGTGGGCGGGCGACGAGCTCGGCCTGAAAGCCGACGACGGCGAAGGCGCGCGGATGCCGATGCCGTGGCACCTGCTCGACCACGGTGCGAATGCCGACGGTGACGACGTCGACCCGGCGACCGGAGCGACGGCGACGGATGCCCGTGCCACGCTCGAGCTCTACACGGAACTGATCGCCTTGCGACGAAACCACGTCGCGCTGAACGACGGCGGATTCCGCTGGCTCCACGTGGGTGACGACGTGCTCGTGTTCGTGCGGGAGCACGCGGACGAGTCCGTGCTGGTCATCGCGTCGCGCGGCGCCGCCGACGTGCGGCTGCCGTACGAGGCGGCATCCGGATGGGATCAGGCACGCGTGGTCGCGGGCGAAGTCGCGCTCGCCGTCGACGCACCCGGAGACGAGGATGAGGGCGGAGTGCGGCTCGTCACGTCCGGTCCGCAGTTCGCCGCGATCGTGCTGCCGGGCCTGAGCGTCGCTGGCTGA
- a CDS encoding LacI family DNA-binding transcriptional regulator has protein sequence MPSTPRAPAEGGTRPTLAVVAQRAGTSVPTVSKALRGGTDVAPATRERILRVAAELGYEQPVAGGLQGHDEQSAGLVDFVLASVEGSWANSALGGVEAAASAADLDVVITLAREGTDWVDRVLRRASCGAVLAVIAPTPEQWRRLAEAGRPVVLLDPMASPPRGVASVGAMNWQGGRSAAEHLIELGHRRIAVIDVSDSYEYSRARLDGFRSVLSAAGLDVAEADRAHAGWKRVAAREAALRMLARPDRPTAVFACTEPLALGVYEAAAELGLSIPADLSVVGFDDLPEAGWASPPMTTVQQPVAEMGAAALRMLLRIGERPAADGHAPREELATRLIVRGSTGPAPA, from the coding sequence GTGCCTTCCACCCCACGTGCGCCCGCAGAGGGCGGCACCCGTCCCACGCTCGCGGTCGTCGCGCAGCGGGCAGGCACGAGCGTGCCGACGGTGTCGAAGGCATTGCGCGGCGGAACGGACGTCGCTCCCGCGACCCGCGAGCGCATCCTGCGGGTGGCCGCCGAGCTCGGTTACGAACAACCCGTCGCCGGCGGGCTGCAGGGGCATGACGAACAGTCGGCCGGTCTCGTCGACTTCGTGCTGGCGTCCGTTGAGGGATCGTGGGCGAACAGCGCGCTCGGCGGCGTCGAGGCCGCGGCCAGCGCGGCCGACCTCGATGTGGTGATCACTCTCGCGCGCGAGGGAACGGATTGGGTCGACCGCGTGCTGCGGCGCGCATCCTGCGGTGCGGTCCTCGCCGTGATCGCTCCGACACCCGAGCAATGGCGACGGCTCGCCGAGGCCGGGCGGCCCGTCGTGCTGCTCGACCCGATGGCTTCACCGCCGCGGGGCGTCGCGAGCGTTGGCGCCATGAACTGGCAGGGCGGACGCTCTGCCGCGGAACACCTGATCGAGTTGGGTCACCGCAGAATCGCCGTGATCGACGTCTCCGACTCGTACGAGTACAGCCGCGCGCGGCTCGACGGCTTCCGATCCGTGCTCTCCGCAGCCGGACTCGACGTCGCCGAAGCCGACCGCGCGCACGCCGGCTGGAAGCGCGTAGCTGCCAGAGAGGCCGCGCTGCGGATGCTCGCCCGCCCCGACCGTCCGACCGCGGTCTTCGCGTGCACAGAGCCTCTTGCACTCGGCGTCTACGAGGCGGCGGCAGAGCTCGGGCTGTCGATTCCGGCCGACCTCAGCGTCGTCGGGTTCGACGACCTTCCAGAGGCGGGATGGGCCAGCCCCCCGATGACCACCGTGCAGCAGCCCGTCGCCGAGATGGGCGCGGCCGCGCTGCGAATGCTGCTGCGGATCGGCGAACGGCCGGCTGCCGACGGCCACGCACCGCGCGAGGAGCTCGCGACCCGCCTCATCGTGCGTGGATCGACGGGGCCGGCTCCGGCCTGA
- a CDS encoding extracellular solute-binding protein: protein MSKTTTPSAFSRRAFLGMAGAGITTIALAACSSSGTGGSAGTMKFWNMPWGGTKFNPLDKKITLAYKPAGGLPSATYQEIQWSNFTQTFASAIASNTGPAVSSGGGTQAFQYAAEGKIAYADDLFSEWKSNGLYDDFLPGLLDAMKTDKGYVAIPYNLDMRILWYNKTLLDKAGTEAPTDWQSYLDAAAALKKIGVYGFSLSSNTSGGNSFQTLTGAMINNGGGLFDEEQKPNCVTQTNIEALDWVVEMIQKGYVDPGNLGYSSTNTNQQWSARTCAMGIDVPGLPQNVTGAVQNELVLGDPLVSASGKKGALYFPNNIMMYKNTPSQKGSEAFLTYYYKHMSQLWTENTGIGLPPLKSIAETSEFKANANAVKLVDVWQPICKTWAAPGGTALFANVSLVDSTAAMTTFAQQIISQKATPKEALTTLQTTLMSQLKK, encoded by the coding sequence ATGTCAAAGACGACGACACCGAGCGCCTTCAGCAGGCGTGCCTTCCTCGGCATGGCAGGGGCGGGCATCACGACGATCGCGCTGGCCGCGTGCAGTTCGAGTGGCACCGGTGGCAGCGCCGGCACGATGAAGTTCTGGAACATGCCGTGGGGCGGCACGAAGTTCAATCCCCTGGACAAGAAGATCACCCTGGCCTACAAGCCGGCGGGCGGACTCCCCTCTGCCACGTATCAGGAGATCCAGTGGTCGAACTTCACCCAGACGTTCGCCTCGGCGATCGCCTCGAACACGGGCCCGGCGGTCAGCTCCGGCGGCGGAACGCAGGCGTTCCAGTACGCGGCGGAGGGCAAGATCGCCTACGCAGACGACCTCTTCTCCGAGTGGAAGAGCAACGGGCTCTACGACGACTTCCTGCCCGGCCTTTTGGATGCGATGAAGACCGACAAGGGCTACGTCGCCATTCCCTACAACCTCGACATGCGCATCCTCTGGTACAACAAGACCCTCCTCGACAAGGCGGGCACCGAGGCGCCGACGGACTGGCAGAGCTACCTCGACGCCGCCGCAGCGCTGAAGAAGATCGGCGTCTACGGATTCAGCCTCAGCAGCAACACGAGCGGCGGCAACAGCTTCCAGACGCTCACCGGCGCGATGATCAACAACGGCGGCGGGTTGTTCGACGAGGAGCAGAAGCCGAACTGCGTGACTCAGACCAACATCGAGGCACTCGACTGGGTCGTCGAGATGATCCAGAAGGGATACGTGGATCCCGGCAACCTCGGCTACTCGAGCACCAACACGAACCAGCAGTGGAGCGCGCGCACGTGCGCCATGGGCATCGACGTGCCCGGCCTGCCGCAGAACGTGACGGGTGCTGTGCAGAACGAGCTGGTGCTCGGGGATCCGCTCGTCAGCGCTTCGGGCAAGAAGGGCGCGCTCTACTTTCCGAACAACATCATGATGTACAAGAACACCCCGAGCCAGAAGGGCTCCGAGGCGTTCCTCACCTATTACTACAAGCACATGTCGCAGCTCTGGACCGAGAACACCGGCATCGGACTGCCGCCGCTCAAGTCGATCGCCGAGACGAGCGAGTTCAAGGCGAATGCGAACGCCGTGAAGCTCGTCGACGTGTGGCAGCCGATCTGCAAGACGTGGGCAGCGCCGGGCGGAACGGCGCTCTTCGCGAACGTGTCCCTCGTGGACAGCACGGCGGCCATGACAACGTTCGCG